The following is a genomic window from Canis lupus familiaris isolate Mischka breed German Shepherd chromosome 10, alternate assembly UU_Cfam_GSD_1.0, whole genome shotgun sequence.
TAATTCTCTTTGGGATTAAATGTGGTTTTCGTCTGAGAATTCATGGTTGTCTTACTTCAGAATAATTCTTAGACATTATCTCTTCAGATAGTTCTTCTCTCCCATTCCgtccaatttctctctctctctctgaaacttttttttaaagatttacttatttatttatttatttaggctagagagagagagaaagaggcagagacacaggaggagggagaagcaggctccatgccgggagcccgacgcagggcttgatcccaggactccaggatcgtgccctggaccaaaggcaggcgccaaaccgctgagccaccaagggatcccctctctctgaAACTTCTGTTGATACATTTTGCCTTCCACCTTTCCTTACCTCTCTTTACCATTTGCATTCTGGGTGCTTTCCAAATCACTAGTTCTCTCTCCAGCTAGTTCTGCAGTACTGTCCAACCatctgttgttgctgttttatttcagtgatcctattttttatttactgacttttttttttttttttttaagtaatctctacacccagcatggggctcaaactcatgactctcagatcaagactcacatgctctacttgctgagccaggcaggtgtccCTAACTTTTGTTTCAGatctccttgttcttttttttctccctaaggTTCTGTTGATTTGTAGATTGTATCCTTTCATCTCTGTGAACACGTTAAAAGTGTTTTAGATTGTGCTCTTATGGCTCATTTTTGAAGCATGCATTTTTTTCCACTTGTTGTATTTGCTGACTGTCACATGGTGGTGTTTTGCAGCTTTTAATTTTTGAGCTCACAGGGTAGGTGGTGGGGTGGGTGTCTTCTCTTGTTAGAGATTATCTACATACCTTTGTTGTCTAGTGGAGATATCCTTATAGGACATTTTTTAGAAGTTCCCTTTGGCACAGCCCTTAGAGCATTCACTTGTCTGGATCTGTTTTTATGACATCTTTAGCTTGAGAGTTTTGCTCCCCAAGGGTATAAATAAACATAGGTCCCCTTATACAGTGATATATGTCAACTACTTCTctataaagttggaaaaaatataatacagttaataaaatttacatgatgggaaaaatacaagaatataaaTTTCCACATCTCCAAGTTACATGAGTCatggtatttgatttttttagatttcttctgCCTTTGCTGTCTTCTCACGCCTATTGAAATGttgtgttttctcatttccttaaaTTTGTCTTCACTTTCTTCTGGCAACTGGCaatgtctttttcttgcttttgaattTGCCTATATATTCAGACATTTTAgacattatttaacatttatatgttTGAAGTGGAAAGAAGAGATTTGTGTCTGCCCAGCCCTACTGTCCTGATTAGAGAAAGCCccttgtctgtcttgtttacAGCTATATCCCCAGCTCCTAAGATAGTCCTTGGCACAGGAGAgatttcagttaaatttttttgtttgtttatttagagctcaagtgggaggaggggcagaaggaatgagaaaatctcaagctgacACCCCTCTAGGTGCTGGTGGAGGGCCTGTCacagatgcggggcttgatcccagaccctgtgatcatcacctgagcccaaactgagagtcaggtgctcaatagactgagccacccaggcacctctcagttaatattttttgaatgaataaatcccccattttataaatgaggaaatggaggtgcAGAGGTAAAGGAATCCCTAAAAGTCTTCCAGTCATTCAGCATTATCCAGCACTTTGGTTGTCTTTCCACAGGAATCTGGTCAGCAGCCCTGAATGGAGACCTAGGCCGAGTGAAGTATTTCATCCAGAAGTCAACAGACCCTAGCCAGCCTGACTCAGCTGGCTACACTGCTCTGGTGAGCTGAGGAGGAACATGGGGTCGGGGGAGGGAGAAGCTTTCCCAGGAATGCCTGCTCTCTGTGGCCGAGGGTGTGATGTTGCCTTTACTCTCgccctttcttctctcccagcaggttttcacttttattttatttttcaaagatgttatttatttattgagacacacacacacacacacacacacacagagagagagagagagagaggcagaggcagagggagaagtaggctccatgcagggagcccgacatgggactccatcccgggtctccaggatcaggccctgagctgcaggcggctttaaaccactgcgccactgggactgcccaggTTTTCACTTTTAAACATTGTGtgaacctcattttttttttcttagtgttagTGCTTTACATcagttatttaatttcatttacctAACAGTCCTGTGAGGTAGGAatgattattatccccattttcctgCTATTAACTGATGCTAGAAATGAAGAAGCTTGTCTTGATCACACAGCTCCTGGAGATAGCCGCTGAGATGGTTCCCATCCTCTCGCTCCATAGCCCatgctcccacccacccacccacccaccacccttgTTGCGGGCTGGGCTCTACTGTCTGACCTCGGTCTCTGTTCCCTGCAGCACTACGCCAGCCGCAACGGGCACTATGCTGTATGCCAGTTCCTGTTGGAAAGCGGGGCTAAGTGTAATGCCCAAACCCATGGGGGCGCCACTGCTCTACACCGGGCCAGCTACTGTGGGCACACCGAAATCGCACGGCTCCTGCTGTCTCATGGGTCCAACCCCAGGTTGGTGGATGATGATGGCATGACCAGTCTGCATAAGGTATGTATGCCTCCTTACCCCCTTCAAAAACTGGGTTTTTGTCAGATAAAAGTTAGAACATGTTCACTtgtagaaaatatgaagaaagcaGAAGAGCACTTGTAATGCCAGTGCTTACCAGTCATCGCTTTAGGATTAATGTATAACCTGCCAGCATTTTCCCTGTGCATGTAAATtacaatttatttctttgctttcatgATATGTCATGAATGCTGTTTCCATGAGGTTAGTTTTCTGACACTCACACTTGCTCTTGCCTACTCCTGTAGCCCACTCTCCATCCAGTAGCCAGGGTGATCGCTCAGTTAATTTTGTTCTGAATGGAGATACCTACGCATGATAAAGAGTTCAAGGAGTGCAAAACAGTACAGC
Proteins encoded in this region:
- the ANKRD39 gene encoding ankyrin repeat domain-containing protein 39; translation: MASPQPCADGPCCSWPGAASGVQQTLDEMDFDRGIWSAALNGDLGRVKYFIQKSTDPSQPDSAGYTALHYASRNGHYAVCQFLLESGAKCNAQTHGGATALHRASYCGHTEIARLLLSHGSNPRLVDDDGMTSLHKAAEKGHVDICSLLLAHSPALKAVRDRKARLACDLLPCNSDLWDLLAS